A window from Lepus europaeus isolate LE1 chromosome 20, mLepTim1.pri, whole genome shotgun sequence encodes these proteins:
- the LOC133749369 gene encoding collagen alpha-1(I) chain-like produces the protein MPHQCPAHAAPSARCSPLPPPPPPGLPGARLGGVGRSPSNSGLGARPALRAGWEPPGAGRGTGQDHANPPPPGPPPASPPWRPGRLHAPRARQLPGLWAADARAAHWSQGPGHAAPAPRGWAPAPPGRTSPPALAAVRSTRGQAGRGDGSRGACGRRQALLGCSRSRLPGCWRPELPPWPAGPRGCTPGDVASPAHLWKELAPMAAPSGLAGVPSH, from the coding sequence ATGCCTCACCAATGTCCCGCCCACGCTGCTCCGAGCGCTCGCTGCagcccgctgccgccgccgccgccgccggggctgCCGGGGGCGAGGCTCGGTGGCGTGGGGCGGTCTCCTAGCAACTCGGGCCTGGGAGCGCGCCCAGCGCTCCGGGCAGGTTGGGAGCcccccggggcggggaggggaacgGGGCAGGACCAcgccaaccccccaccccccggcccgcCGCCGGCCTCGCCTCCCTGGCGTCCTGGCCGGCTGCACGCCCCCCGAGCGCGCCAGCTGCCCGGGCTCTGGGCGGCGGACGCCCGGGCCGCGCACTGGAGCCAAGGACCAGGGCACGCAGCCCCCGCCCCGCGAGGCTGGGCTCCCGCACCCCCCGGCAGAACCTCCCCGCCTGCGCTCGCGGCCGTGCGCTCCACTCGCGGCCAGGCAGGGCGCGGCGATGGCTCGCGCGGAGCCTGCGGGCGTCGGCAGGCGCTGCTAGGGTGCTCCCGGAGCCGCCTCCCCGGCTGCTGGCGCCCGGAGCTTCCTCCCTGGCCCGCCGGGCCGCGGGGCTGCACGCCCGGGGACGTGGCCTCTCCTGCCCACCTGTGGAAGGAGCTCGCGCCGATGGCTGCGCCCTCCGGCCTCGCAGGCGTCCCCTCCCACTAA